Below is a genomic region from Naumannella halotolerans.
ACGGCCCAGTACGCCCTCGGCTGGCGCCACGAGACCGGAGCCCAATTGGGACCGATCGGTCTTGTTCACAACCATGCGGCCTAGAGTCGTGCTGTGACCGATCTGAAGGCCGTCGCACGGGCCGCTCGCGAGTTCGCTGAAGACCGCGACTGGGAACAGTTCCACACTCCGAAAAATCTGACGATGGCGCTGGCAGGCGAAGCTGGCGAGCTAGCAGCCGAGCTCCAATGGTTAACTGACGCCGAAGCGTGGGCTGCAACCACAACCACCGGGGCCGCACAAGATCGGTTCGCTGCCGAGATGGCCAACGTGTTGATATATCTACTACGCCTCAGTGACATCACCGGCATCGACTTGCTCGCCGCAGCTCAGACCAAGCTCGCGACCAACGCTGAACGGTATCCCGTAGAACTCTCACGCGGCACCGCCGCCAAATACACCGACCTGAACTAGCGGGCGGCGACCAGGCCAAAGAGACGCCACGCCACTG
It encodes:
- a CDS encoding nucleotide pyrophosphohydrolase, whose product is MTDLKAVARAAREFAEDRDWEQFHTPKNLTMALAGEAGELAAELQWLTDAEAWAATTTTGAAQDRFAAEMANVLIYLLRLSDITGIDLLAAAQTKLATNAERYPVELSRGTAAKYTDLN